The Sinomonas sp. P10A9 genome contains the following window.
CTTCGTCTCCGGCGGGGGTACGGCGCACGACGACGACCCGTGCGTCGCGCGGGTCGTTGCACCTTTCGAGGAGGCCGGCCTTCTCGAGACGGGCCACCTGTTCGGTCGCGGAGGGCACACGGACGCCGAGGTTCTTGGCCACGGCCCCCATCCGAAGCCCCTCCCCCGCCGTCATGTTGAGCACACTGAGCTGGGATGCGGACAGCTCGGAGACCTCATCCAGACGGCGTGCAACGTACACGCCGTGACGGAGCGCGTCGCGGAATGCGTGTGCCAGCTCGGCCAACTCGTCGTTCATATTTAGGTATCCTAATAGTTAGGTAGCCTAAATGCAATCGGGACAAGCGCAGGTCACGGCCCGGATGGGGTTGTGCCGCGGCAAGCCCACCACGGCACCCGGCCACATCATCGGGCCCCCGCACGCACGGTGGCGGCGACCACCCGGAACTCACTGCGACGGCGCGCCCCCATCACGACGCAACAGATCGGCCAATTCATCACCGGCGGGACAACGGATGGACCTTTTCGCCTGGACCAATACCCAGAAAACCTGGACCAATACCCAGAAAAGATCCCCGCGAAACCGTGGAGTACGCGGAAAACCCAATAGAACCAGCCAAACGGGATCCGGTCCTACCCCGTTCATCATGAATTAATAGCGCCCCCCGGCCACTCTTACCCAGTAGCAGGAGAAATAAACGTGTGAATTCCAGCGACTGTCGAATAGCCTCGACTTGGTGCGGGACACAACAAAAGGGTCACCCACTC
Protein-coding sequences here:
- a CDS encoding MarR family winged helix-turn-helix transcriptional regulator, whose protein sequence is MNDELAELAHAFRDALRHGVYVARRLDEVSELSASQLSVLNMTAGEGLRMGAVAKNLGVRVPSATEQVARLEKAGLLERCNDPRDARVVVVRRTPAGDEAARSANDRRTERMAAALAVLDDDERAALRAALPVMDKINQYVTNQEMPV